The Onychomys torridus chromosome 2, mOncTor1.1, whole genome shotgun sequence sequence CACAATCAGCCAGTTCTGTTCATCTGACCACAAGTCACTGCACACTGCACAGGAAGCAGCTCTGGACTGGAAACTCCTGTCTACCTAGGAGTTTCCCAGCAGCCAGTGTGTCCTGTTTGGTACAACTGTGTGAGGTGGGCCAGAGAATGGGGTGAGGGGGGCTCAACGGCCAACCCTAACCAGGGGGAAGCATTTCTCTGAAGAGAGCAGATAGTGAACTGTCATTCCTTTCCTTCAAACTCCTCACTTCATGTGTAAGAAGCAGTAGGGCTGGGGCTAAATGCTTATGAGAGAAAGATCCTTGAGTCCACCCAGGGACCAAACACTGCATCTCATACTCCAACTGGCTGGTGTTCACTCACCCTGGGCGATAAGATTATCAGGCACGGATGTTCTTCCAGACAGCAGGATTAGATTCCTACTAGCCGgttgtacacacgcacacacacacaaagtgcacaCTTTCATAGGACTGTGGGGTTTCATTTTGGACGTTCAGGCAGTAGCCTAGTTTGCAGCAAAATCAGGAGCCACTTCTCTGGTCTGGCTTGTTCTGGGATACACCAGCTAGTCTACAATAGCTCTGTGGTCACCCAGCCTCCTCCTGTGTCACTAGCAGTAAAGGACTGTGGATCCAGAGAacagcacagcagcagcagcagcagcagcagcagcagcagcagcagcagcagcagcagggtggATCATCAGTAATGCCAAGCAGGGGCTCTCTTCTACCATTCCTAAGACTCCACAGTCCTTTACACACTTTGTGACCAGACATTTGCTTATGTGATACTACTGTGTTTGTGCCTTAGCCTTTAGGTCACCCAAGGCAAGAATCACCATTTCCTCTCTGCTTGGAACACCTATCTGGGCCACACATTTGATATTCCTCTTTTAAAGTCGAGGCAGggggcaaaacaaaaacacaacggAGACCAGAAGGGTGAAGCGATTTGGTATAAGAGAAAACAGCACAGCGCAACCGAAAAGGCAGTACTATACTCCCTGTACGGTCCCCCTTACCACTCCCACAAACCACAACCCTACCTTGACAGCCTCCGCGTGGGTCACCCGGGCTAGAGATTTATCGTTGACGCGCAGAATCTGGTCCCCGACCCGCaacccttccttctctgccaGGGAGCCCGGCTCCACTAGTGACACGTAGATGCCCACGCCGTGTTCCGAGCCCCCGCGGATGCTGAAGCCCAAGCCCTCGTGGGCCTTGGCGCGTCGCAGGCTCACGATCCTCACCTCCCCGGGCCCCGCGCCGTCGGGAGCGGCCCAGGCGGGCTGCCTATAGGGGGTGGTGGCGGGCAGGTAGAGGCCCTCGGCCGTATACTGGTCGAAGAGCAGCTGGTCAGAGCGCGGGATGACCAGTCTCAGCATGGGCAGCAGACGCCGCTTGACCGGGCTGTCCAGCAGGACGCGCAGGGTGCGCACCAGGTCGAAGACGTTGCGGCGCGCGTGGTACGCGTTGAGGCAGTGAGTGAACTGCTCCCGCTCGGGCTCGCTCAGCAGCGCCGTGAGCGCCTGGTGCAGCTGGCGCACGTTGGCAGACAGCAGCCGCAGCCCcgcgcccccgccgccgcccgccgcgGCCGCCGAGCCCAGCGAGCCGGTGGAGGACGAGCTCACCGACAGGCCGTCCAGCTGCGCGTTCATCTCCCCGCCGAGGCCCGGCCGCACTCGGGGCGCGCGGCGCGGGGCGGCTGCTGCACCTGCGGCCAGCGGCGCGACAGCTGGATTCCCGGGGGCGCGGAGGTCACGGCTGGAGTCTGGGCTTGGGGGAGACGCGGAGACTGTGACTGCAGTCTAGACTGGCTGGAGAGTGGAGACGACGGCTGTAGGGTGGGCTGGGCGGGTGGGGGGGAGCGCAGGAGCGGTGGCTGGATCCTGGGGAGATGGCAGGGACCGTGGCTAGTGTCCCAGGGGCGCGAAGGCAGCCGGAGTGGCGAAACTGGAATCCGGAGGACGAAGAGACGGCGGCTGCAATCCCGAGGACGCGAAGACCGCGGCGGGATCCTGGGGGACAAAGAGTTGGCGGCTGGAGGCCGGAGGTCGCGGAGACTGCGGCTGGAGGCGGAGGGGAGCGGGGACAGCAGCTACATGACGGAAGGCGCGGGGACCACGAGTGGCCGCAGTGGGGGGCGCAGCCACGCCGCCCGCCCCGTCACACCATGCCCGGGGCTCCCCCAGCCGAGCTGCCCGTTCCTCTAGGGCTGGGGGACCCCAAAGTCAGAAGTTAGGGCGCCGGTCGATCTAGTCCCAGAGTCCGGAGCAGTCGCAACTGGCGGAGGCACGCGGGCGTCCGGCGTGGGGGAGCGGGGCATGTCCCGGGCCGCCCACCATGCAGCAGCCCGGGGCCCCCCGCGCCCCAGCGCCGCCCGGGCGCACACGGAGCCACGCGTCCGTGAGCCCGGACTTTGCGAACTGTTGAGCAGCTCTGAGCCGAGTCTTCCAGCGAGTTCCGACGCCCGTCGCCGTCGCCGTCGCCAGCCGGGCCTTGGCCCCGcccctcacccctccccctccccgccccgtCCCCCCAGCGGGCTCTTCAGGAAATGACGTCCCGCCTGGCGCGCCTGGCTGTTGCCTGGAGACGGGGTGAAACAGTCCGGCCCCAGGGAAGAAaggggtgaaagtggggtgtagCCCAGGAGGAGCCCTTGGAGGTGGCCTGCGAAGACTTCCCACTCCCACAACCCAGAGGTGAAGGGATGGGGTCCCCAAAACTGTGTTCTCCAGAGATCACAGCTGAACTCCTGGGTCGCTCTGGAACAATTAGCAGGTTTGCCAATTCACAACTGGGAAAATGGCCAACTTTTGGTCTCTAAAATATTAGATGCTTCATGTTTCGTTTTTCTGCCTTAAAATGTTGTTCCTGCCGCTTGCACACACGCTGACAAGTTTAAGTGTGTATGTGGACGATTGTCAGTCACGTGCACAAGTGCTGGTGGGAGCCAAGTCCTGTGCTGGGAAAGAAGGTCCTGGTTTCCTGCCCTGGTGTTCTCCGGGATGGAGGAAAGCAAGGAGGTATTATCAGAAACGTAAAGTATGCAAACGCACACAGGtgaatttaaaacaaagtctGAAGAAGGTAGGTGAATGGTCCCAATGTCCTGCTGGTGATCTTTTCACACTGGGGGAACCGGGCAAAGGTTACATGGCAACTCTCTATACAgtctttttatactttttatatgGCGAGATGCCAGAGGACATGGTCTGAAGTCTGTCATTAGACACCCACTCTCCTAAAAAGGATCACAGGAAAAACTCAGGGCTTTTACTCAAAGGGTGTATTCTAAGGAGATCCATAGTGCTTTACACAGTTGCCACCACATGTCATGTGCATCTCTTCCTACCTGATTGCCTCTCCTCAGCTGTTCTATGAAAAGCTGTCTTTTCCTTAAAACTGTCCTGGATTGCCATCCCGG is a genomic window containing:
- the Whrn gene encoding whirlin isoform X6: MNAQLDGLSVSSSSTGSLGSAAAAGGGGGAGLRLLSANVRQLHQALTALLSEPEREQFTHCLNAYHARRNVFDLVRTLRVLLDSPVKRRLLPMLRLVIPRSDQLLFDQYTAEGLYLPATTPYRQPAWAAPDGAGPGEVRIVSLRRAKAHEGLGFSIRGGSEHGVGIYVSLVEPGSLAEKEGLRVGDQILRVNDKSLARVTHAEAVKALKGSKKLVLSVYSAGRIPGGYVTNHIYTWVDPQGRSTSPPSSLPQPHGSTLRQQENDRRSALHLLQSGEEKKVNLVLGDGRSLGLTIRGGAEYGLGIYITGVDPGSEAESSGLKVSRGPHRRRDKQVLSPV
- the Whrn gene encoding whirlin isoform X5, with translation MNAQLDGLSVSSSSTGSLGSAAAAGGGGGAGLRLLSANVRQLHQALTALLSEPEREQFTHCLNAYHARRNVFDLVRTLRVLLDSPVKRRLLPMLRLVIPRSDQLLFDQYTAEGLYLPATTPYRQPAWAAPDGAGPGEVRIVSLRRAKAHEGLGFSIRGGSEHGVGIYVSLVEPGSLAEKEGLRVGDQILRVNDKSLARVTHAEAVKALKGSKKLVLSVYSAGRIPGGYVTNHIYTWVDPQGRSTSPPSSLPQPHGSTLRQQENDRRSALHLLQSGEEKKVNLVLGDGRSLGLTIRGGAEYGLGIYITGVDPGSEAESSGLKVSRGPHRRRDKQARILQGPSWLPGDPEQPGESDTCISG